In Triticum aestivum cultivar Chinese Spring chromosome 5B, IWGSC CS RefSeq v2.1, whole genome shotgun sequence, the following proteins share a genomic window:
- the LOC123112445 gene encoding phenylacetaldehyde reductase isoform X2, with the protein MASPRVCVTGGGGYIASWLVKLLLSRGYAVHATVRDPCDQKNAHLMQLEGAAESLSLFKADVLDRAALAAAVEGCQGVFHVASPVPANKIVDPESEIMVPAVKGTLNILEVCSSLKVQKVVVVSSTAAVHSNPNWPQGKPKDESCWSDRKICMEKEAWYSLAKTVAEEAAWEYAEKNELNEVLMR; encoded by the exons atggcatCACCGCGGGTGTGCGTGACCGGCGGCGGCGGGTACATCGCCTCGTGGCTCGTCAAGCTGCTCCTCTCCCGGGGCTACGCCGTCCACGCCACCGTCCGCGACCCAT GTGACCAGAAGAACGCGCATCTGATGCAGCTGGAGGGGGCGGCGGAGAGCCTGAGCTTGTTCAAGGCCGACGTGCTCGACcgcgccgcgctcgccgccgccgttgaGGGTTGCCAGGGCGTCTTCCATGTCGCCTCCCCTGTGCCCGCAAACAAGATCGTCGACCCTGAG TCAGAAATCATGGTGCCTGCCGTGAAGGGCACCCTAAATATTCTTGAAGTTTGTTCATCTCTGAAGGttcagaaggttgtggtggtgtcATCCACCGCTGCTGTTCATTCTAACCCCAACTGGCCTCAGGGTAAACCCAAAGACGAGAGTTGCTGGTCCGACAGAAAAATATGCATGGAGAAGGAG GCCTGGTATAGTCTTGCTAAAACTGTTGCTGAAGAGGCAGCAtgggaatatgcagagaagaatgagcTCAAT GAGGTCCTAATGCGTTGA
- the LOC123112445 gene encoding cinnamoyl-CoA reductase 1 isoform X3, whose product MASPRVCVTGGGGYIASWLVKLLLSRGYAVHATVRDPCDQKNAHLMQLEGAAESLSLFKADVLDRAALAAAVEGCQGVFHVASPVPANKIVDPESEIMVPAVKGTLNILEVCSSLKVQKVVVVSSTAAVHSNPNWPQGKPKDESCWSDRKICMEKEEVLMR is encoded by the exons atggcatCACCGCGGGTGTGCGTGACCGGCGGCGGCGGGTACATCGCCTCGTGGCTCGTCAAGCTGCTCCTCTCCCGGGGCTACGCCGTCCACGCCACCGTCCGCGACCCAT GTGACCAGAAGAACGCGCATCTGATGCAGCTGGAGGGGGCGGCGGAGAGCCTGAGCTTGTTCAAGGCCGACGTGCTCGACcgcgccgcgctcgccgccgccgttgaGGGTTGCCAGGGCGTCTTCCATGTCGCCTCCCCTGTGCCCGCAAACAAGATCGTCGACCCTGAG TCAGAAATCATGGTGCCTGCCGTGAAGGGCACCCTAAATATTCTTGAAGTTTGTTCATCTCTGAAGGttcagaaggttgtggtggtgtcATCCACCGCTGCTGTTCATTCTAACCCCAACTGGCCTCAGGGTAAACCCAAAGACGAGAGTTGCTGGTCCGACAGAAAAATATGCATGGAGAAGGAG GAGGTCCTAATGCGTTGA
- the LOC123112445 gene encoding phenylacetaldehyde reductase isoform X1 codes for MASPRVCVTGGGGYIASWLVKLLLSRGYAVHATVRDPCDQKNAHLMQLEGAAESLSLFKADVLDRAALAAAVEGCQGVFHVASPVPANKIVDPESEIMVPAVKGTLNILEVCSSLKVQKVVVVSSTAAVHSNPNWPQGKPKDESCWSDRKICMEKEAWYSLAKTVAEEAAWEYAEKNELNVVTLCPCIVFGPQLQPVVNTTSELLIYVIKGALGFFFFLP; via the exons atggcatCACCGCGGGTGTGCGTGACCGGCGGCGGCGGGTACATCGCCTCGTGGCTCGTCAAGCTGCTCCTCTCCCGGGGCTACGCCGTCCACGCCACCGTCCGCGACCCAT GTGACCAGAAGAACGCGCATCTGATGCAGCTGGAGGGGGCGGCGGAGAGCCTGAGCTTGTTCAAGGCCGACGTGCTCGACcgcgccgcgctcgccgccgccgttgaGGGTTGCCAGGGCGTCTTCCATGTCGCCTCCCCTGTGCCCGCAAACAAGATCGTCGACCCTGAG TCAGAAATCATGGTGCCTGCCGTGAAGGGCACCCTAAATATTCTTGAAGTTTGTTCATCTCTGAAGGttcagaaggttgtggtggtgtcATCCACCGCTGCTGTTCATTCTAACCCCAACTGGCCTCAGGGTAAACCCAAAGACGAGAGTTGCTGGTCCGACAGAAAAATATGCATGGAGAAGGAG GCCTGGTATAGTCTTGCTAAAACTGTTGCTGAAGAGGCAGCAtgggaatatgcagagaagaatgagcTCAATGTAGTTACTTTATGTCCTTGTATTGTTTTTGGGCCACAATTGCAACCTGTTGTCAACACCACCAGTGAACTCCTCATCTATGTCATAAAAGGCGCCctcggtttttttttctttttgccctAG